Proteins co-encoded in one Streptococcus parauberis NCFD 2020 genomic window:
- a CDS encoding Cof-type HAD-IIB family hydrolase — protein sequence MTIKAVFFDIDGTLLNDRKNVQKTTQKAIRSLKSQGIMVGLATSRGPGFVQPFLENFGIDFAVTYNGQIILTRDKILYQNQLPKSLVYKIIRYASEKKKEVSLGTVAGLAGSRIIDMGTSQFGQVVSSIVPKSMVTTVESSFKNLIRRVKPQSFTNLVTIMREPIYQVVMVASVEETNEIIEKFPHVKITRSSPYSIDFISMEQSKIKGIERLGGMFGFELSEVMAFGDSDNDVEMLNGVGVGVAMGNADELVKEGAHFVTASNNNGGISKALAHYGLIHLDVEKSFKSRDENFNKVKDFHRVMDGDTVETPRGYSLKEASHRADFKVEELVEFLYAASQGEKGQFTQSLMDLHSAIDRAAIKVQSKEHPETPMVGQVDALTDLLYFTYGSFVLMGVDPQPIFETVHESNMGKMFPDGKAHFDPVTHKVLKPADWEKHYAPEAAIKKELDKQLQKSLQKLEK from the coding sequence TTGACAATTAAAGCCGTTTTTTTTGATATTGATGGGACATTATTGAATGACCGAAAAAATGTTCAAAAAACAACTCAGAAAGCTATTAGAAGTTTAAAAAGTCAAGGGATCATGGTTGGCCTAGCGACAAGTCGTGGGCCTGGTTTTGTGCAGCCTTTTCTTGAGAACTTTGGGATAGATTTCGCGGTAACTTATAATGGTCAAATTATTTTAACACGGGATAAAATTCTCTATCAAAATCAATTACCAAAATCACTAGTCTATAAAATCATTCGTTATGCCAGTGAAAAGAAAAAAGAGGTCTCTTTAGGTACAGTAGCTGGTTTAGCCGGTTCTCGAATTATTGATATGGGGACAAGTCAGTTTGGACAGGTTGTCTCAAGTATTGTTCCCAAGAGTATGGTCACAACAGTTGAGAGCAGTTTTAAAAACTTGATTCGTCGGGTTAAACCACAAAGTTTCACTAACCTTGTCACAATCATGCGTGAACCAATTTATCAGGTTGTTATGGTTGCTTCAGTGGAAGAAACAAATGAAATTATCGAAAAATTTCCCCACGTCAAAATTACCAGAAGTAGTCCCTATTCCATTGATTTCATTTCGATGGAGCAATCAAAAATCAAAGGGATTGAACGCCTAGGTGGAATGTTTGGTTTTGAATTATCTGAAGTAATGGCCTTTGGCGATTCCGATAATGATGTGGAGATGTTAAATGGTGTGGGAGTCGGAGTTGCCATGGGCAATGCCGATGAGTTAGTTAAAGAAGGTGCTCACTTTGTTACAGCCTCAAATAATAATGGGGGTATCTCAAAAGCTCTTGCGCATTACGGCTTGATTCATTTAGATGTTGAAAAAAGCTTTAAGAGTCGTGATGAGAACTTTAACAAGGTTAAAGATTTCCACCGCGTTATGGATGGTGATACTGTCGAAACACCGCGCGGCTATTCTCTGAAGGAAGCTAGTCATCGAGCTGACTTTAAGGTTGAAGAACTAGTTGAATTCTTATATGCGGCTAGCCAGGGTGAAAAGGGTCAATTTACTCAATCCTTGATGGATTTACACTCTGCCATTGACCGCGCAGCCATAAAAGTACAGTCCAAAGAACATCCTGAAACCCCAATGGTCGGTCAAGTTGATGCTTTGACAGATTTACTTTACTTTACTTATGGCTCCTTTGTTTTAATGGGTGTTGACCCACAACCGATTTTTGAAACAGTGCATGAGTCCAATATGGGTAAAATGTTCCCCGATGGGAAGGCCCATTTTGATCCTGTGACCCATAAAGTTTTAAAACCGGCTGATTGGGAGAAACACTACGCCCCAGAGGCAGCAATAAAAAAAGAATTAGATAAGCAACTTCAAAAATCACTGCAAAAATTAGAAAAATAA
- a CDS encoding asparaginase — protein MKQILVLHTGGTISMQSDAFGKVAPNQINPMTQIGIELENIQLSVVDFLNLPSPHIRPVHMLDLYLKIKEVGDNYDGVVITHGTDTLEETAYFLDTMKIPNIPIVITGAMRSTNEVGSDGIYNYLTALRVASHDKAKDKGVLVVMNDEIHAAKYVTKTHTTNISTFQTPTHGPLGVILKDDILFFKTAEPRVRFDLKQISGTVPIIKAYAGMGDQSILSLLTPDNIQGLVIEALGAGNIPPLAVPEVQKLLELGIPVVLVSRCFNGIAEPVYDYIGGGASLQKAGVMFVKELNAPKARLKLLIALNAGLEGHELKEYIEG, from the coding sequence ATGAAACAAATTTTGGTCTTACATACTGGTGGAACAATTTCTATGCAATCTGATGCATTTGGAAAAGTCGCTCCAAACCAAATTAATCCAATGACCCAAATTGGAATTGAACTTGAAAACATCCAATTAAGTGTTGTTGATTTCTTAAACTTACCAAGTCCTCATATTAGACCTGTTCATATGCTTGACCTTTATCTGAAAATTAAAGAAGTGGGGGATAACTACGACGGCGTCGTAATTACCCATGGAACGGATACCTTAGAAGAGACAGCCTACTTCTTAGATACCATGAAAATTCCCAATATTCCCATTGTCATTACTGGTGCAATGCGGAGTACCAATGAAGTTGGGAGCGATGGCATTTATAACTACTTAACCGCACTGCGAGTTGCTAGCCATGACAAAGCAAAAGATAAAGGAGTTTTAGTCGTTATGAATGACGAAATCCATGCCGCCAAATATGTCACAAAAACACATACCACCAACATCTCGACCTTCCAGACACCTACCCACGGACCTCTAGGTGTGATCCTTAAAGACGATATCCTTTTCTTCAAAACTGCTGAACCGCGCGTCCGCTTTGACCTTAAGCAAATTTCTGGGACTGTACCAATCATCAAAGCATATGCCGGAATGGGCGACCAAAGCATCCTCAGTCTCTTAACACCAGATAATATTCAAGGATTAGTCATTGAAGCCCTAGGCGCTGGTAACATTCCTCCATTAGCTGTCCCCGAAGTTCAAAAATTACTGGAGTTAGGCATCCCCGTTGTCCTTGTCTCTCGTTGTTTTAATGGAATAGCAGAGCCTGTCTATGACTATATTGGTGGCGGAGCTAGCTTACAAAAAGCAGGTGTTATGTTCGTCAAAGAGTTGAACGCACCAAAAGCACGCCTAAAACTATTAATAGCTCTCAATGCTGGTTTAGAAGGCCATGAACTGAAAGAATACATTGAAGGCTAG